Proteins encoded within one genomic window of Brassica rapa cultivar Chiifu-401-42 chromosome A09, CAAS_Brap_v3.01, whole genome shotgun sequence:
- the LOC103837018 gene encoding CLAVATA3/ESR (CLE)-related protein 25-like, producing MGGSGIRALVRSVVSLVIIVLLLVSILANSAPSVPSTENVKPLRFSGKDANLFHVSKRKVPNGPDPIHNRKAKTSRRPTRV from the exons ATGGGTGGAAGTGGCATTAGAGCTTTGGTTAGATCTGTTGTGTCTCTAGTTATCATTGTGTTACTTCTTGTCAGTATCTTAGCAAACTCTGCACCAAGTGTTCCATCAACAGAAAACGTCAAGCCTTTGCGGTTTAGTGGTAAGGATGCGAATCTGTTTCATGTGAGCAAGCGAAAAGTTCCAAATGGACCGGATCCTATCCACAACAG GAAAGCAAAAACTTCGAGACGGCCAACACGAGTATGA
- the LOC103837019 gene encoding probable prolyl 4-hydroxylase 7 isoform X2 produces MDYPRSFLAFSLCLILILPRASSASIRFLPRWSNRDGSVIKQKTSASSLVFDPTRVTQLSWTPRVFLYKGFLSDEECDHFIKLAKGKLEKSMVADNDSGESVESEVRTSSGMFLSKKQDEIVSNVESRLAAWTFLPEENGESMQILHYENGQKYEPHFDYFHDEVNLQLGGHRIATVLMYLSNVKKGGETVFPMWEGATNQPKDDTWTECAKEGYAVKPVKGDALLFFNLHLNATTDPSSLHGSCPVVEGEKWSATRWIHVKSFDRVVNKTSGCVDENESCSKWAKAGECEKNPTYMVGSDTDHGYCRKSCNVCSS; encoded by the exons ATGGATTATCCTCGGAGCTTTCTCGCATTTTCCCTCTGTCTTATCCTGATCCTCCCTCGAGCTTCCTCCGCGTCGATACGCTTCCTCCCTCGATGGAGTAACAG AGATGGGTCTGTGATAAAGCAGAAGACGAGTGCTTCCTCTCTTGTGTTTGATCCAACTCGTGTCACTCAGCTCTCTTGGACTCCAAG GGTGTTTTTATACAAAGGGTTTCTCTCAGATGAGGAATGTGACCATTTTATCAAACTG GCGAAAGGGAAGCTTGAGAAGTCTATGGTTGCGGATAATGACTCTGGTGAGAGCGTTGAGAGTGAAGTACGCACAAGCTCTGGAATGTTCCTTTCCAAAAAACAG GATGAGATAGTATCTAATGTGGAGTCAAGGCTTGCCGCATGGACCTTTCTCCCTGAGG AAAATGGAGAATCAATGCAGATACTACATTATGAGAACGGTCAAAAGTATGAACCGCATTTTGACTACTTCCACGACGAGGTGAACCTACAGCTCGGTGGTCATAGGATCGCCACTGTGTTGATGTACTTGTCCAACGTCAAAAAAGGAGGAGAGACAGTCTTCCCCATGTGGGAG GGAGCAACAAATCAACCAAAAGATGATACCTGGACCGAGTGTGCCAAGGAAGGCTATGCAGTGAAGCCTGTGAAAGGGGACGCGTTGCTCTTCTTCAATCTTCATCTGAACGCAACCACAGATCCGAGCAGCTTGCATGGTAGTTGTCCGGTGGTTGAAGGAGAGAAATGGTCAGCAACAAGATGGATTCATGTTAAGTCGTTCGACAGAGTGGTTAACAAGACGTCTGGGTGTGTGGACGAGAATGAGAGCTGCTCTAAGTGGGCAAAGGCAGGGGAGTGCGAGAAGAATCCAACTTACATGGTGGGTTCAGACACTGACCATGGTTATTGCAGAAAGAGCTGCAATGTTTGCTCTTCTTAA
- the LOC103837019 gene encoding probable prolyl 4-hydroxylase 7 isoform X1, with product MDYPRSFLAFSLCLILILPRASSASIRFLPRWSNRDGSVIKQKTSASSLVFDPTRVTQLSWTPRFVKVLIFMMILRAKYVTLCFRRVFLYKGFLSDEECDHFIKLAKGKLEKSMVADNDSGESVESEVRTSSGMFLSKKQDEIVSNVESRLAAWTFLPEENGESMQILHYENGQKYEPHFDYFHDEVNLQLGGHRIATVLMYLSNVKKGGETVFPMWEGATNQPKDDTWTECAKEGYAVKPVKGDALLFFNLHLNATTDPSSLHGSCPVVEGEKWSATRWIHVKSFDRVVNKTSGCVDENESCSKWAKAGECEKNPTYMVGSDTDHGYCRKSCNVCSS from the exons ATGGATTATCCTCGGAGCTTTCTCGCATTTTCCCTCTGTCTTATCCTGATCCTCCCTCGAGCTTCCTCCGCGTCGATACGCTTCCTCCCTCGATGGAGTAACAG AGATGGGTCTGTGATAAAGCAGAAGACGAGTGCTTCCTCTCTTGTGTTTGATCCAACTCGTGTCACTCAGCTCTCTTGGACTCCAAGGTTTgtcaaagttttgatttttatgatGATCTTGAGAGCAAAGTATGTGACTTTATGTTTCCGCAGGGTGTTTTTATACAAAGGGTTTCTCTCAGATGAGGAATGTGACCATTTTATCAAACTG GCGAAAGGGAAGCTTGAGAAGTCTATGGTTGCGGATAATGACTCTGGTGAGAGCGTTGAGAGTGAAGTACGCACAAGCTCTGGAATGTTCCTTTCCAAAAAACAG GATGAGATAGTATCTAATGTGGAGTCAAGGCTTGCCGCATGGACCTTTCTCCCTGAGG AAAATGGAGAATCAATGCAGATACTACATTATGAGAACGGTCAAAAGTATGAACCGCATTTTGACTACTTCCACGACGAGGTGAACCTACAGCTCGGTGGTCATAGGATCGCCACTGTGTTGATGTACTTGTCCAACGTCAAAAAAGGAGGAGAGACAGTCTTCCCCATGTGGGAG GGAGCAACAAATCAACCAAAAGATGATACCTGGACCGAGTGTGCCAAGGAAGGCTATGCAGTGAAGCCTGTGAAAGGGGACGCGTTGCTCTTCTTCAATCTTCATCTGAACGCAACCACAGATCCGAGCAGCTTGCATGGTAGTTGTCCGGTGGTTGAAGGAGAGAAATGGTCAGCAACAAGATGGATTCATGTTAAGTCGTTCGACAGAGTGGTTAACAAGACGTCTGGGTGTGTGGACGAGAATGAGAGCTGCTCTAAGTGGGCAAAGGCAGGGGAGTGCGAGAAGAATCCAACTTACATGGTGGGTTCAGACACTGACCATGGTTATTGCAGAAAGAGCTGCAATGTTTGCTCTTCTTAA
- the LOC103837020 gene encoding 60S acidic ribosomal protein P2-3 gives MKVVAAFLLAKLGGNESPTKDDLKNIFESVGAEFDEVKTDLFFSLVEDHDLTELIAVGREKMAALSSGGAAVAMVAGAGGNAPSAAEPVAESKKVEEEKEESDDGEGMMSLFD, from the coding sequence ATGAAGGTTGTCGCTGCTTTTCTCCTCGCGAAACTAGGTGGAAACGAGAGCCCAACCAAAGATGatttgaagaacatcttcgagTCCGTTGGCGCTGAGTTCGACGAGGTGAAGACAGATCTCTTCTTTTCCCTGGTGGAGGATCACGACTTGACGGAGCTGATCGCGGTTGGGAGGGAGAAGATGGCGGCACTCTCATCCGGTGGTGCAGCTGTTGCTATGGTGGCTGGAGCTGGCGGAAACGCTCCTTCCGCGGCTGAGCCAGTGGCTGAATCCAAGAAGGTTgaggaagagaaagaggaaTCTGACGATGGTGAAGGCATGATGAGTCTCTTTGATTGA
- the LOC103837021 gene encoding AAA-ATPase At3g28510 isoform X1: MFETGAIWGITGTTVTSFMFIWAMYSQYVPRHLRVTVEKYGYKMVGWVSFYVHIKFTEYTEEGLKRSDNYDAIRNYLSTNSAARAQRLKANESKNSKSLVLSMDDHEEVEDEFNGVKVKWYSNVKVTQTQSNYGRTSSDERRFFTLTFHRRHRGMIIETYLNHVIDEGKAIGLRNRERKLYTNNSSSEWYPWRSGKWSNVPFHHPATFETLAMDPEKKERIKKDLIKFSKGKDYYKKVGKPWKRGYLLFGPPGTGKSTMISAIANFLDYDVYDLELTTVKDNSELKKLLLDTKGKSIIVIEDIDCSLDLTGQRKSKKEEDEEDDAEKKKEAEKKEKKEAEKLSKVTLSGLLNSIDGLWSACSDEKIIIFTTNFVDKLDPALIRRGRMDNHIEMSYCKFEAFKVLAKNYLEIESHELYGEIERLLEETDVSPADVAETLMPKSDEDDADVCIKRLVKTVEEEKEKAKKLAEEEEKSKAEKEEKRKKKKEEKKKIEEEEKKKKTDEEGQKEKEKKVKGSEENGKL; the protein is encoded by the coding sequence ATGTTTGAAACCGGAGCAATATGGGGTATAACCGGCACGACCGTAACGAGCTTTATGTTCATTTGGGCTATGTACTCACAATACGTCCCACGCCATCTCCGAGTCACCGTGGAGAAATACGGCTACAAGATGGTCGGATGGGTCTCTTTCTACGTCCACATCAAGTTCACAGAGTACACAGAAGAAGGTCTTAAGAGAAGCGATAACTACGACGCCATACGCAACTATCTATCCACCAACTCAGCCGCTCGTGCGCAGAGGTTAAAGGCTAACGAGTCAAAAAACAGCAAGTCCTTGGTGCTTAGCATGGACGACCACGAGGAAGTTGAAGATGAGTTCAATGGTGTGAAGGTGAAGTGGTATTCTAACGTGAAAGTGACTCAGACTCAGTCTAACTATGGTCGAACCAGCTCGGACGAGAGGAGGTTCTTCACGCTTACTTTCCATAGGAGACATAGAGGGATGATCATTGAGACATATCTTAATCATGTGATAGATGAAGGCAAAGCTATAGGGTTGAGGAATAGAGAGAGGAAGCTTTACACTAACAACTCAAGCTCAGAGTGGTATCCCTGGAGGTCAGGGAAGTGGAGCAATGTCCCTTTCCATCATCCCGCGACATTCGAGACTTTAGCTATGGATCCTGAGAAGAAAGAAAGGATCAAGAAGGATCTGATAAAGTTTAGCAAAGGGAAAGATTATTACAAGAAGGTTGGGAAGCCATGGAAACGAGGGTACCTCTTGTTTGGTCCCCCCGGGACAGGGAAGTCGACGATGATATCCGCGATAGCGAACTTCTTGGACTATGATGTTTATGATCTTGAGCTAACCACCGTGAAGGATAACTCCGAGCTGAAGAAGCTGTTGCTTGATACAAAAGGCAAGTCCATCATTGTGATTGAAGACATTGATTGCTCTCTCGATCTTACGGGGCAGAGGAAGAGTAAAaaggaggaagatgaagaggatgacgcggagaagaagaaggaagctgagaagaaggagaagaaagaagCTGAGAAACTTAGTAAAGTGACACTCTCGGGGCTGTTGAACTCCATTGATGGGTTGTGGTCAGCTTGTAGTGATGAGAAGATTATTATATTCACAACTAACTTTGTGGATAAGCTTGATCCAGCTTTGATAAGGAGAGGGAGGATGGACAACCATATTGAGATGTCTTATTGCAAGTTTGAAGCATTCAAGGTGTTGGCTAAGAACTACTTGGAGATTGAGTCACATGAGTTGTATGGAGAGATAGAGAGATTGCTCGAGGAGACCGACGTGTCTCCTGCTGATGTTGCGGAGACTTTGATGCCGAAGTCTGATGAAGATGATGCAGATGTTTGCATCAAGCGTTTGGTGAAGACTGTggaagaagagaaggagaaggcaaagaagTTGgctgaggaagaagagaagagtaaagcagagaaggaagagaagaggaagaagaagaaagaagagaagaagaagatagaggaagaagagaagaagaagaagacagatGAAGAAGGCCAGaaggagaaagaaaagaaagtgaAGGGCTCGGAGGAAAACGGCAAACTTTGA
- the LOC103837021 gene encoding AAA-ATPase At3g28510 isoform X2 — MFETGAIWGITGTTVTSFMFIWAMYSQYVPRHLRVTVEKYGYKMVGWVSFYVHIKFTEYTEEGLKRSDNYDAIRNYLSTNSAARAQRLKANESKNSKSLVLSMDDHEEVEDEFNGVKVKWYSNVKVTQTQSNYGRTSSDERRFFTLTFHRRHRGMIIETYLNHVIDEGKAIGLRNRERKLYTNNSSSEWYPWRSGKWSNVPFHHPATFETLAMDPEKKERIKKVWKKRRRRQRSWLRKKRRVKQRRKRRGRRRKKRRRR; from the exons ATGTTTGAAACCGGAGCAATATGGGGTATAACCGGCACGACCGTAACGAGCTTTATGTTCATTTGGGCTATGTACTCACAATACGTCCCACGCCATCTCCGAGTCACCGTGGAGAAATACGGCTACAAGATGGTCGGATGGGTCTCTTTCTACGTCCACATCAAGTTCACAGAGTACACAGAAGAAGGTCTTAAGAGAAGCGATAACTACGACGCCATACGCAACTATCTATCCACCAACTCAGCCGCTCGTGCGCAGAGGTTAAAGGCTAACGAGTCAAAAAACAGCAAGTCCTTGGTGCTTAGCATGGACGACCACGAGGAAGTTGAAGATGAGTTCAATGGTGTGAAGGTGAAGTGGTATTCTAACGTGAAAGTGACTCAGACTCAGTCTAACTATGGTCGAACCAGCTCGGACGAGAGGAGGTTCTTCACGCTTACTTTCCATAGGAGACATAGAGGGATGATCATTGAGACATATCTTAATCATGTGATAGATGAAGGCAAAGCTATAGGGTTGAGGAATAGAGAGAGGAAGCTTTACACTAACAACTCAAGCTCAGAGTGGTATCCCTGGAGGTCAGGGAAGTGGAGCAATGTCCCTTTCCATCATCCCGCGACATTCGAGACTTTAGCTATGGATCCTGAGAAGAAAGAAAGGATCAAGAAGG TGTggaagaagagaaggagaaggcaaagaagTTGgctgaggaagaagagaagagtaaagcagagaaggaagagaagaggaagaagaagaaagaagagaagaagaagatag
- the LOC103837050 gene encoding AAA-ATPase At3g28580: MATMGQLWANTGSALATLMFVYTIFKQWFPHVGDHFEPFFQRLFSRFYPYIQITFHEYSGERFQRSEVYLGIQSYLSKDSSSRAKKLKANTTKGSKSLVLSMDDKEEITDEFENVTVWWQSKKEGNIRQSFSFYPAADEKRYYMLRFHRRDREVIIERYLEHVMKEGKTIELKNRERKLYSNTPGQNHGNQTKWSHVTFEHPATFDTLAMEEKKKEEIKSDLVKFSKSKDYYKKIGKAWKRGYLLFGPPGTGKSTMIAAMANFLEYDVYDLELTTVMDNTQLRRLLIETSTKSIIVIEDIDCSLNLTGQRKNKKEEEDEDGDDKEAIEKKMMKNEGDKKESKVTLSGLLNFIDGLWSACGGERIIVFTTNFVDKLDPALIRKGRMDKHIEMSYCGFEAFKVLAKNYLDVVESELFDEIKMLLEVEEIKMTPADVGENLLPKSEGEEGETCLRRLIEALKEEKEEAKRRVEEEVKQKKEEEEEKKRRKEKKAEKEAKEEEEKKKKKKKIEENGDAEH, translated from the coding sequence atggCTACGATGGGTCAACTATGGGCTAACACAGGCTCTGCTCTAGCGACTCTAATGTTTGTATACACAATCTTCAAACAATGGTTCCCTCATGTCGGTGACCACTTTGAACCATTCTTTCAAAGACTATTCAGCCGTTTCTACCCTTACATCCAAATAACGTTTCACGAATACAGCGGAGAGCGTTTCCAGCGAAGCGAGGTCTACTTAGGGATCCAAAGCTATCTCAGCAAAGACTCTTCTTCTCGAGCCAAGAAGCTAAAAGCCAACACGACCAAAGGAAGCAAGTCTCTTGTCCTAAGCATGGATGATAAAGAAGAGATAACCGACGAGTTCGAGAACGTTACGGTCTGGTGGCAATCCAAGAAAGAAGGTAATATTAGGCAATCTTTTTCCTTTTACCCTGCGGCTGATGAGAAGAGATACTACATGTTGAGGTTCCATAGACGTGACCGAGAAGTCATCATAGAGAGGTATCTTGAGCATGTAATGAAGGAAGGGAAGACGATAGAGCTGAAGAATAGAGAGAGGAAGCTTTATTCTAATACACCCGGACAGAACCATGGGAACCAGACAAAGTGGAGTCATGTAACGTTTGAGCATCCAGCGACTTTTGATACTCTAGCtatggaggagaagaagaaggaagagatCAAGAGTGATCTCGTTAAGTTTAGTAAGAGCAAAGATTATTACAAGAAGATAGGGAAGGCTTGGAAGAGAGGGTATCTCTTGTTTGGACCGCCCGGGACTGGGAAGTCCACCATGATTGCCGCCATGGCCAACTTCTTGGAGTATGATGTTTATGATCTTGAGTTGACAACGGTTATGGATAACACACAGCTGAGGAGGCTATTGATTGAGACTTCTACCAAGTCTATTATTGTGATTGAAGATATAGATTGTTCTCTTAATCTAACGGGACAGAGGAAGAataagaaggaggaggaggatgaagaTGGAGACGACAAGGAGGCaatagagaagaagatgatgaagaatgAAGGTGATAAGAAAGAGAGCAAGGTTACATTATCAGGGCTGCTAAACTTCATTGATGGGTTATGGTCAGCTTGTGGTGGAGAGAGGATCATTGTGTTCACTACAAACTTTGTGGACAAGCTGGATCCTGCTTTGATTAGGAAAGGAAGAATGGATAAACATATAGAGATGTCTTATTGTGGGTTTGAAGCTTTTAAGGTGTTGGCCAAGAACTATTTGGATGTGGTGGAGAGTGAGTTATTTGATGAGATAAAGATGTTGCTTGAGGTTGAAGAAATCAAGATGACGCCGGCTGATGTTGGGGAGAATCTGTTGCCTAAGTCAGAAGGGGAAGAGGGAGAGACTTGTTTGAGGCGTTTGATTGAAGCTTTgaaggaggagaaggaggaggcAAAGAGGAGGGTTGAGGAAGAGGTGAAgcagaagaaggaagaagaggaagagaagaagaggaggaaggagaagaaagcaGAGAAGGAGGCaaaggaagaggaggagaagaagaagaagaagaaaaaaattgaagaaaatgGTGACGCAGAGCATTGA
- the LOC103837024 gene encoding subtilisin-like protease SBT1.7: protein MVLQKMSSSFFSSTASFFIVLLYLGACHISDGAQQSTYIVHMAKSQMPSSFDHHSLWYESSLRSVSESAELLYTYNSAIHGFSTRLTPEEADSLMTHPGVISVLPEKRYELDTTRTPHFLGLDVHNAGLFPETTGASSDIVVGVFDSGVWPESKSFDDEGYGPIPPTRKGGCETGTNFTASLCNRKLVGARFFARGYEEINGPVDESIESRSPRDDTGHGTHTSSTAAGSVVEGASLLGFANGTARGVASRARVAIYKVCWRYGGCLSSDILAGMDKAIEDNVDVMSISISEIAVDYYGDIMAIGAFAAMERGIFVSCSAGNRGPSSYSVRNVAPWITTVGAGTIDRDFPALVILGNGQNYTGASLFKGDALPPKLLSFVYAGNASNNDTGYLCYPETLIPEKVKGKIVMCEDGGNSRVHKGEVVKAAGGLGMILANTEDDGEELQGVAYLIPAANVGQKAGDAIRNYVLTDPNPTATIVIQGTVVNVQPSPVLAAFSSRGPNPVTPNILKPDLIAPGVNILAGWTGVASPTRLDSDTRRVEFNILSGTSMSCPHVSGLAALLKSVHPQWSPAAIRSALMTTAYKSYKDGNQIIDIATVTPSTPLGHGAGHVSPTTATNPGLIYDLTAVDYLDFLCAMDYTASDIEIVSRRNYTCDPSKTYSVADLNYPSFAVYVDVAREYKYTRTVTSVGGAGTFSVKVTSETRAVKILVEPAVLNFKEVNEKKSYAVTFTVDLSKPSGSNRFGSIEWSDGKHVVSSPVAVSWNY from the coding sequence atggttttACAAAAGATGTCTTCTTCGTTTTTCTCCTCCACTGCTTCCTTCTTTATTGTTCTTCTCTACTTGGGTGCCTGCCACATCTCCGATGGAGCTCAACAATCAACTTACATTGTTCACATGGCGAAATCTCAGATGCCGTCGAGCTTCGACCACCACTCTCTCTGGTACGAGTCCTCACTCAGGTCCGTCTCAGAATCTGCTGAACTGCTCTACACTTACAACAGTGCGATTCATGGATTCTCTACTCGGCTTACTCCCGAAGAAGCCGACTCGCTCATGACCCACCCTGGTGTCATCTCGGTTCTACCAGAGAAGCGGTACGAGCTAGACACCACTCGGACTCCACATTTCCTCGGTCTGGACGTACACAACGCAGGCCTATTCCCCGAAACCACCGGTGCATCCAGCGACATCGTCGTTGGAGTTTTCGACTCAGGTGTTTGGCCAGAGAGCAAAAGCTTTGACGATGAAGGATACGGTCCCATCCCGCCTACACGGAAAGGCGGATGCGAGACTGGGACTAATTTCACCGCTTCGCTCTGTAACCGCAAACTAGTCGGAGCTAGATTCTTCGCTCGGGGTTACGAAGAAATTAACGGACCTGTGGACGAATCCATAGAGTCAAGATCACCCAGAGACGACACCGGTCACGGAACACACACGTCATCAACCGCGGCTGGATCCGTTGTGGAAGGAGCTAGTCTTCTAGGCTTCGCTAATGGAACAGCTCGTGGGGTTGCTTCCCGGGCTCGAGTGGCGATTTACAAAGTTTGTTGGAGATATGGTGGTTGCTTGAGCTCAGATATTTTAGCTGGAATGGATAAAGCCATCGAAGATAACGTGGACGTTATGTCCATCTCTATCAGCGAAATAGCGGTTGATTATTATGGAGACATTATGGCCATTGGAGCATTCGCGGCCATGGAAAGAGGGATCTTTGTTTCATGCTCTGCTGGTAATAGGGGTCCCAGCTCTTACAGTGTTAGGAACGTAGCTCCGTGGATTACTACTGTTGGGGCTGGTACTATTGATCGTGATTTTCCCGCGCTCGTGATCCTCGGCAACGGGCAGAACTATACTGGAGCTTCGTTGTTTAAAGGAGATGCTCTCCCGCCTAAATTATTGTCGTTTGTTTACGCCGGGAATGCTAGTAACAATGATACTGGATATCTATGTTACCCCGAAACACTGATACCCGAGAAGGTAAAGGGGAAGATCGTTATGTGCGAAGACGGAGGAAATAGTAGGGTTCACAAAGGGGAGGTAGTGAAAGCTGCTGGTGGACTCGGAATGATTCTGGCGAATACAGAGGATGACGGAGAAGAGCTTCAGGGGGTTGCTTATTTGATACCGGCAGCCAATGTGGGACAGAAAGCTGGTGACGCTATCCGTAACTACGTCTTGACCGATCCCAATCCCACGGCTACGATTGTTATCCAAGGAACTGTAGTCAACGTCCAGCCCTCTCCCGTGCTTGCAGCTTTTAGCTCCCGAGGACCTAACCCGGTAACGCCAAACATTCTCAAACCGGACTTGATCGCTCCGGGAGTCAATATCCTCGCCGGGTGGACCGGAGTTGCTAGTCCAACCAGACTAGATTCCGATACTCGCCGCGTGGAATTCAACATCCTCTCTGGAACCTCCATGTCTTGCCCTCACGTCAGTGGTTTAGCGGCTCTACTCAAGTCTGTGCATCCGCAGTGGAGCCCCGCGGCGATTCGATCTGCTCTTATGACCACTGCTTACAAATCCTACAAAGACGGAAATCAGATCATCGACATCGCAACGGTAACACCTTCAACGCCGCTCGGACACGGTGCTGGACACGTGTCGCCGACTACGGCCACCAATCCAGGGCTCATCTATGATCTAACGGCGGTGGATTATTTAGATTTCCTCTGTGCAATGGACTACACAGCTTCGGATATCGAAATCGTGTCGAGACGCAACTACACTTGTGACCCGAGCAAAACGTACTCGGTCGCTGATCTAAACTACCCGTCGTTCGCCGTTTACGTCGATGTAGCCCGTGAATACAAGTACACACGCACGGTCACTAGCGTGGGAGGAGCTGGGACATTCTCCGTTAAAGTAACCTCGGAGACAAGAGCAGTTAAGATTTTGGTTGAACCGGCGGTTTTGAATTTCAAAGAAGTAAACGAGAAGAAATCGTATGCGGTAACGTTTACCGTAGACTTGTCTAAGCCGTCTGGGTCTAACAGATTTGGGAGCATCGAGTGGTCAGATGGGAAACATGTGGTGTCTAGTCCCGTGGCTGTTAGCTGGAACTATTAA
- the LOC103837025 gene encoding AAA-ATPase At3g28600: protein MMMMGNTFGSGMASVFFLWAAVQQFFPNHLKIAIKECLISSIQQFTFVQRLSDRFVTFFSPYVEIKISQYDGYQYNHAFASIETYLGEKATDKAKHLRASQVKESKDLVLKRDDTRTRDEYKGVNVWWEIETDSEGYRTYKLTFHRRSRDIVTDSYMKHIFEEGKLIDAKNKKMKLYTNNPSSSWGPNKTALWRCIDFEHPASFDTLAMDSKKKEEILNDLAAFSNGKEYYKKIGKAWKRGYLLHGPPGTGKSTMIAAMANLLNYSIYDVELTAIKDNSELRKLLIGTASKSIIVIEDIDCSLDLTGQRSIKKKTKKNERFLMSWKKDKEKDKEVKEDNKSFVTLSGLLNFIDGIWSACGQERIIVFTTNHMAKLDPALIRRGRMDMHIELSYCTFEAFKILAKNYLDLDTHPMYTKIESLLKETKIAPADVAENLMKKKSEIDADGSLNDLIDALEGKNTQKATVDESSEKHGIKRFNPFRNLF, encoded by the coding sequence atgatgatgatgggaaACACATTTGGTTCAGGCATGGCGAGTGTGTTTTTCTTATGGGCAGCCGTTCAACAGTTCTTCCCTAATCACCTCAAGATCGCCATTAAGGAGTGTTTAATCTCTTCAATCCAACAATTCACCTTTGTCCAGAGACTTTCAGACAGATTCGTCACTTTCTTCTCTCCTTACGTCGAAATTAAAATCTCTCAGTACGATGGTTATCAGTACAATCACGCCTTCGCATCCATCGAGACCTACCTTGGTGAAAAAGCAACCGACAAAGCCAAGCATCTCAGAGCGAGCCAGGTCAAAGAGAGCAAAGACTTGGTCTTGAAACGAGACGACACTAGAACCCGAGATGAGTACAAAGGAGTTAACGTCTGGTGGGAGATTGAAACTGATTCCGAAGGGTATAGAACATACAAACTCACTTTCCATCGACGGTCACGTGACATTGTAACGGATTCTTACATGAAACACATTTTTGAAGAAGGGAAACTGATAGACGCCAAGAACAAGAAGATGAAGCTGTATACAAACAACCCTAGCTCTAGCTGGGGTCCTAACAAGACGGCTTTATGGAGATGCATTGATTTTGAGCATCCGGCGAGTTTCGATACATTAGCTATGGATtcaaagaagaaggaagagatCTTGAATGATCTTGCTGCGTTTAGTAATGGGAAAGAGTATTACAAGAAGATTGGGAAAGCTTGGAAGAGGGGTTACTTGCTGCATGGGCCACCGGGGACCGGTAAATCCACAATGATAGCTGCAATGGCGAATCTCTTGAACTATAGTATCTATGATGTTGAGCTCACAGCTATAAAGGACAACTCGGAGTTGAGGAAGCTACTCATTGGTACAGCTAGTAAGTCTATAATTGTGATTGAAGACATTGATTGTTCTTTGGATCTAACGGGTCAAAGAAGTatcaagaagaagacgaagaagaatgAGAGGTTCTTGATGAGTTGgaaaaaagataaagaaaaagacaaagaagTCAAAGAAGACAATAAGAGTTTTGTTACACTTTCTGGTCTTTTAAACTTCATAGATGGGATCTGGTCTGCTTGTGGACAAGAGAGGATCATTGTCTTCACGACGAATCACATGGCCAAACTTGACCCGGCTTTGATCAGGAGAGGGAGAATGGATATGCATATTGAGCTGTCTTACTGTACTTTCGAGGCGTTCAAGATTCTTGCCAAGAACTACTTGGATCTTGATACCCATCCTAtgtacactaaaatagagtctTTGTTGAAGGAAACGAAGATTGCACCAGCTGATGTCGCGGAGaacttgatgaagaagaagagtgaaaTAGATGCTGATGGATCACTGAATGATCTGATTGATGCTCTGGAGGGGAAGAATACTCAGAAAGCCACAGTGGATGAAAGCAGTGAGAAACATGGTATCAAAAGATTTAATCCATTCCGCAATTTATTTTGA